One Caretta caretta isolate rCarCar2 chromosome 8, rCarCar1.hap1, whole genome shotgun sequence DNA window includes the following coding sequences:
- the LOC142073104 gene encoding uncharacterized protein LOC142073104 encodes MQSSSAEVTMMESQNRKRAPAWTEREVRDLIAVWGEESVLSELRSSFRNAKTFLKISQGMKDRGHNRDPKQCRVKLKELRQAYQKTREANGRSGSEPQTCRFYDELHAILGGSATTTPAVLFDSFNGDGGNTEVGFGDEEDDEEEVVDSSQQASGETGFPDSQELFLTLDLEPVPPEPTQGCLLDSAGGEGTSAACVSMITGSSPSQRLVKLRKKKKRTRDEMFSELMLSSHTDRAQTNAWRQIMSECRKAQNDREERWRAEESKWRAEESKWRAEDRAEAQRWRQRDERRQDSMLRLLQDQTSMLQCMVELQQRQLEHRLPLQPLCNQPPSSPSSIASTPRRPRTRWGGLRPTSHSPTEDCPKKRRLSFNKF; translated from the exons atgcagagctcatcagcagaggtgaccatgatggagtcccagaatcgcaaaagagctccagcatggactgaacgggaggtacgggatctgatcgctgtttggggagaggaatccgtgctatcagaactccgttccagttttcgaaatgccaaaacctttctgaaaatctcccagggcatgaaggacagaggccataacagggacccgaagcagtgccgcgtgaaactgaaggagctgaggcaagcctaccagaaaaccagagaggcgaacggccgctctgggtcagagccccaaacatgccgcttctatgatgagctgcatgccattttagggggttcagccaccactaccccagccgtgttgtttgactccttcaatggagatggaggcaatacagaagtaggttttggggacgaagaagatgatgaggaggaggttgtagatagctcacagcaagcaagcggagaaaccggttttcccgacagccaggaactgtttctcaccctagacctggagccagtaccccccgaacccacccaaggctgcctcctggactcagcaggcggagaagggacctctg ctgcatgtgtttcaatgatcacaggatcttctccttcccagaggctagtgaagcttagaaagaaaaaaaaacgcactcgcgatgaaatgttctccgagctcatgctgtcctcccacactgacagagcacagacgaatgcgtggaggcaaataatgtcagagtgcaggaaagcacaaaatgaccgggaggagaggtggagggctgaagagagtaagtggcgggctgaagagagtaagtggcgggctgaagacagggctgaagctcaaaggtggcggcagcgtgatgagaggaggcaggattcaatgctgaggctgctgcaggaccaaaccagtatgctccagtgtatggttgagctgcagcaaaggcagctggagcacagactgccactgcagcccctctgtaaccaaccgccctcctccccaagttccatagcctccacacccagacgcccaagaacacggtggggaggcctccggccaaccagccactcccccacagaggattgcccaaaaaaaagaaggctgtcattcaataaattttaa